A genomic window from Chitinophaga pollutisoli includes:
- a CDS encoding aminotransferase class IV translates to MSHAIINGAIVPENEARVLISDLSIQRGYGIFDYFRARAGQPVFLEDHLDRFYHSASVMRLTPEVDRERLKHLLAELIEINGAPHAGVRITLTGGYSENGYTPATPNLLITLAPYYYDPAGFDKGIHLVTHDFQRQLPEVKTIDYLQAIYLQPFIREHQADDVLYHQNGSIRECPRANFWAVTETGELITPADRVLKGVTRKKILAMKDLHPTEATLPLSALANAREAFITSTTKIVTPVLRIDGKPVGTGEPGPVAKEIYKRLLEMRGGFE, encoded by the coding sequence ATGAGCCATGCCATCATCAACGGCGCCATCGTTCCGGAAAACGAAGCCAGGGTACTGATCTCCGATTTGTCGATCCAACGCGGGTACGGCATCTTCGATTATTTCCGCGCACGCGCCGGGCAGCCCGTTTTCCTGGAAGACCACCTCGACCGGTTTTACCATTCCGCTTCCGTTATGCGGCTCACGCCGGAAGTCGACCGCGAACGGCTGAAACATTTGCTGGCGGAACTGATTGAAATTAACGGCGCTCCCCATGCCGGGGTCCGCATCACACTCACCGGCGGCTATTCCGAAAACGGATATACGCCGGCCACGCCCAATCTCCTCATCACGCTTGCGCCCTATTACTACGATCCCGCGGGTTTCGACAAAGGCATCCATCTCGTGACGCACGACTTCCAGCGCCAGCTCCCCGAAGTGAAAACGATCGATTATCTCCAGGCCATCTACCTGCAACCCTTTATCCGCGAGCACCAGGCCGACGATGTACTGTATCACCAAAACGGCTCCATCCGCGAATGCCCGCGCGCCAACTTCTGGGCCGTGACGGAAACCGGGGAACTCATCACGCCCGCCGACCGCGTTTTAAAAGGCGTCACGCGCAAGAAGATCCTGGCGATGAAAGACCTCCATCCTACGGAGGCCACCCTCCCGCTTTCGGCGCTGGCCAATGCCCGCGAAGCGTTCATCACCAGCACCACCAAAATCGTGACACCAGTGCTCCGGATCGACGGGAAGCCCGTTGGCACCGGGGAACCCGGGCCTGTTGCGAAAGAGATTTATAAAAGATTATTGGAAATGCGGGGCGGGTTTGAGTGA
- a CDS encoding TonB-dependent receptor, translating to MKKQLLFLCAVMLLAVRLAGQDRQIKGTVTDAANKTPLPGATVAVPGTPAGTTTDNNGQFTLRLPAGAGKITVSMLNYLPQTLDVTPGQAIEVSLSSSTRDLEETVVVGYGRQRKKDLTGSVATISAKDVGGRQTLKVSDALQGAMSGVSVTRSSGSPGGGSTILIRGITTIGTNGPLVIVDGVPVSSVDNVNPNDVESLSVLKDAASAAIYGSRGAAGVILITTKRASSGKPSLEYNYEYGIQKPTQLPEFVGPQDYMRYFNEQAINDGAASGAYSDAFINSYLDSNRVNPDEFPVTDWQNSLLKRTAPRQRHEIVFTSGTDKLKTKASLGYSKAGAFYDNYNFDRYLLRVNNDLQISPKLSASLDIYYKRTQEKTPNANPIYDSRVIPGIYDDYYNDGRYAISKDGRNPAAQLYAGGNNSALYNQIGGRLLFNFKPVEGLTLSAQIAPSFDMDKFKSFSTQIKFTNPDGSPSTVVNQPRTVLGETRNDSMALNGQLLANYVRNLRGGHVIDVLAGYEENYNRFETLNAGRSGFPLTTLPYLNAGSLELRTNGGSAHESALRSFFGRAKYAYQGKYLLQGNLRYDKSSRFGKAYRGAVFPSVSAGWTVSEEAFLKSVNWLSFLKVRGSWGEAGNERIGNYPYQAILDFTTALFYQAGGVVPQIGAGQQTYAVENISWETTRTTDFGIDAAFFDSRLNVSAGYYKKTTFNILLPLDIPLYIGYDKPNQNAGTLHVKGWELEMNWRDRIGQVNYSIGANLSDARSRIGDLKGTEFRGDQIIRNGSEYNEWFGYISNGLFQTAEEVTAGPVMGANTKPGDVRYVDVNKDGVITPDDKVLLGGALPRYFYGGNLRADYKGVDFGLTFQGVGKKLSRLNADVVQPFAEAFGNVPKDMAGKFWSRNNSEEQNRAATYPRLSRTSNANNYALSDYWLTSGAYFRLKNLTLGYTLREQLMKSVGVQSLRIYVAANDILTFSKLPKYLDPEVGSYSYPIAATFMAGAVVKF from the coding sequence ATGAAAAAGCAATTACTATTCCTTTGCGCCGTGATGTTGCTGGCCGTCAGGCTGGCTGGTCAGGACCGGCAGATCAAAGGCACGGTGACCGACGCCGCCAACAAAACGCCCTTACCTGGCGCCACCGTCGCCGTTCCGGGAACACCGGCCGGCACCACCACCGACAACAACGGACAATTCACGCTCCGCCTTCCTGCCGGAGCCGGCAAGATCACCGTATCGATGCTCAACTATCTTCCCCAGACGCTCGACGTAACGCCGGGCCAGGCCATCGAGGTATCGCTCAGCAGCAGCACCCGCGACCTGGAAGAAACCGTGGTGGTCGGTTATGGCCGCCAGCGGAAGAAAGACCTCACCGGCTCGGTTGCCACCATCAGCGCCAAAGACGTTGGCGGGCGGCAGACGCTGAAGGTTTCCGACGCATTACAGGGCGCCATGTCAGGCGTTTCCGTGACGCGCAGCAGCGGCTCCCCGGGCGGAGGTTCCACCATCCTCATCCGCGGCATCACCACCATCGGCACCAACGGCCCGCTCGTAATCGTTGACGGAGTGCCCGTGTCCAGCGTGGATAACGTCAACCCCAACGACGTGGAAAGCCTTTCCGTTCTCAAAGACGCCGCCTCCGCCGCCATTTACGGCTCTCGCGGCGCCGCCGGCGTAATCCTCATCACCACCAAACGCGCCAGCTCCGGAAAGCCCAGCCTCGAATACAACTACGAATACGGCATTCAGAAACCCACCCAGCTACCGGAATTCGTAGGACCGCAGGATTACATGCGCTACTTCAACGAACAAGCCATCAACGACGGCGCCGCCTCCGGAGCTTACTCCGATGCCTTCATCAATTCCTACCTCGACAGCAACCGCGTCAACCCCGACGAATTCCCGGTTACCGACTGGCAGAACAGCCTGCTGAAGCGCACCGCTCCCCGGCAACGCCACGAGATCGTGTTCACTTCCGGGACCGACAAGCTGAAGACCAAAGCCTCGCTCGGCTATTCCAAAGCCGGCGCCTTTTATGATAATTACAATTTCGACCGGTACCTGCTGCGCGTCAACAACGACCTGCAGATTTCCCCGAAATTATCCGCCTCGCTGGATATCTATTATAAAAGAACACAGGAGAAAACTCCAAACGCCAATCCTATTTACGATAGCCGCGTAATACCCGGCATCTACGATGATTATTACAATGACGGCCGCTACGCCATTTCCAAAGACGGGCGGAACCCCGCGGCACAGCTCTACGCCGGGGGCAATAACAGCGCCCTTTACAACCAGATCGGCGGACGGTTGCTGTTCAATTTCAAACCGGTGGAAGGACTGACGCTCTCCGCGCAGATCGCTCCGTCTTTCGACATGGATAAATTCAAATCTTTCTCCACCCAGATCAAATTCACGAACCCGGACGGCAGTCCCAGCACCGTTGTCAACCAGCCGCGCACCGTGCTCGGTGAAACGCGCAACGACAGTATGGCGCTGAACGGGCAATTGCTGGCCAACTATGTGCGCAACCTGCGCGGCGGCCATGTGATCGATGTGCTGGCGGGATATGAGGAGAACTACAACCGTTTCGAAACCCTGAACGCCGGCCGGAGCGGCTTCCCGTTAACGACGCTGCCTTACCTGAATGCGGGTTCCCTCGAGCTGCGGACCAACGGCGGTTCTGCACACGAATCCGCCCTGCGCTCGTTTTTCGGACGGGCAAAATATGCCTACCAGGGAAAATACCTGCTGCAGGGGAACCTCCGGTACGATAAATCTTCCCGCTTCGGCAAAGCCTACCGCGGCGCGGTATTCCCCTCCGTATCCGCCGGGTGGACCGTTTCCGAAGAAGCTTTCCTGAAAAGCGTAAACTGGCTGTCGTTTCTGAAAGTACGCGGCAGCTGGGGCGAAGCCGGCAACGAAAGGATCGGCAACTATCCCTACCAGGCCATCCTCGACTTCACGACGGCGCTCTTTTACCAGGCCGGCGGCGTAGTGCCGCAGATCGGTGCGGGGCAACAAACCTACGCCGTAGAGAATATTTCCTGGGAAACCACCCGCACCACCGACTTCGGGATCGATGCAGCGTTCTTCGACAGCCGCCTGAACGTGTCCGCCGGTTATTACAAGAAAACCACTTTCAACATCCTCCTGCCGCTCGATATTCCGCTGTACATCGGTTACGACAAACCTAACCAGAATGCAGGTACGCTGCATGTAAAAGGCTGGGAGCTGGAAATGAACTGGCGCGACCGGATTGGCCAGGTCAACTATTCCATCGGCGCCAACTTGTCAGACGCGCGCTCGCGCATCGGCGACCTGAAAGGCACGGAGTTCCGCGGCGACCAGATCATCCGCAACGGCAGCGAATACAATGAATGGTTCGGTTATATTTCCAACGGCTTGTTCCAGACGGCGGAAGAAGTAACCGCCGGTCCCGTGATGGGCGCCAACACCAAACCCGGCGACGTGCGGTACGTGGACGTGAATAAAGACGGCGTGATTACGCCCGACGATAAAGTATTGCTGGGCGGCGCGCTGCCGCGCTACTTCTACGGCGGTAACCTGCGCGCGGATTACAAAGGAGTTGACTTCGGCCTCACCTTCCAGGGTGTCGGCAAAAAACTGAGCCGGTTGAATGCCGACGTAGTACAACCTTTCGCGGAAGCTTTCGGGAATGTACCGAAGGACATGGCCGGGAAATTCTGGAGCCGGAATAATTCGGAAGAACAGAACCGCGCCGCCACTTACCCGCGCCTGTCCAGGACCTCCAACGCCAATAACTACGCACTGTCCGACTACTGGCTAACAAGCGGCGCATACTTCCGGCTGAAGAACCTGACGCTGGGATATACGCTGCGCGAGCAGCTGATGAAATCCGTGGGTGTACAGTCGTTGCGGATTTACGTTGCGGCCAACGACATCCTGACGTTCAGCAAGCTGCCGAAGTACCTGGACCCGGAGGTGGGCAGTTACAGCTATCCGATTGCGGCCACTTTCATGGCGGGCGCCGTGGTTAAATTCTAA
- a CDS encoding RagB/SusD family nutrient uptake outer membrane protein, with the protein MKKTLSIICLAAGLASCAKLDLTPPSEPSTGGFYANQTELEMAVNDLYRLPFWSVDNELHTDNDWHRAQLTNAVIGGTMNADDGAVQTYWLNCYKAIARANSYLANMHRAAATTTPAVMTRLEAEMRLIRAFQYSRLIARFGDVPFITEPLALEAAGNITRTSQATVLAFIFSELDWAAENLPPSYGAGEVKRLTKGAALAIKARTALYAGKWAEAKDASEQVMQLANAGTYTLESNYAQLFLKAGETSKEIIISIPRDEKQQVFNGAGFVQDYIARNAGGFGAWLPTRDIVDAYECTDGLPIDESSRYNPLWPFENRDPRLTMTIVEFGTNWLGFSYQPHPDSLTVRNFKTGGMVQNFDNRAVRPFASYTGFLWKKGIDQTWADRLVEDNDAIIIRFAEVLLTYAEAKIELNEGDASVRDALNRIRARAYGVDPSATAAYPAVTTTDPAALKQIVRRERRVELVKEGLRYMDLIRWKLAEKVLTRPVIGLPDPANQDRAKWPFPGVTPLDNDGIADYTVFGDDVKILVERKFDKSKQYLWPVPAVERRVNPKISQNDNY; encoded by the coding sequence GTGAAAAAGACACTTTCCATCATATGCCTGGCCGCGGGGCTCGCTTCCTGCGCCAAACTGGACCTGACACCTCCTTCGGAGCCTTCGACCGGGGGCTTCTACGCCAATCAAACCGAACTGGAAATGGCGGTAAACGACCTGTACAGGCTGCCGTTCTGGTCGGTCGACAACGAATTGCATACCGATAACGACTGGCACCGCGCGCAGCTCACCAATGCGGTGATCGGCGGCACGATGAACGCGGACGACGGTGCGGTGCAGACGTACTGGCTGAATTGCTACAAAGCCATTGCCCGCGCCAATTCTTACCTGGCCAATATGCACCGCGCGGCCGCCACAACAACGCCCGCCGTGATGACGCGCCTGGAAGCGGAGATGCGCCTCATCCGTGCCTTTCAATATTCCCGGCTCATTGCCCGTTTCGGGGATGTTCCTTTTATCACGGAGCCCCTGGCGCTGGAAGCGGCGGGCAATATCACCCGTACCAGCCAGGCCACGGTGCTCGCCTTCATATTCAGCGAACTGGACTGGGCGGCTGAAAACCTGCCGCCGTCGTATGGAGCGGGAGAAGTGAAACGCCTGACCAAAGGCGCCGCGCTGGCCATTAAAGCCCGTACGGCGTTGTATGCCGGGAAATGGGCGGAAGCGAAAGACGCGTCGGAGCAAGTGATGCAGCTGGCTAACGCAGGAACATACACGCTGGAAAGCAATTATGCGCAGTTGTTCCTGAAAGCTGGGGAAACCAGCAAAGAGATCATCATCAGCATCCCCCGCGACGAAAAGCAACAGGTTTTCAATGGCGCCGGCTTTGTGCAGGATTACATCGCGCGTAACGCCGGCGGCTTCGGCGCCTGGCTGCCCACCCGCGACATCGTGGATGCCTACGAGTGTACCGATGGTTTGCCCATCGATGAATCCAGCCGTTACAACCCGCTGTGGCCCTTCGAAAACCGGGATCCAAGGCTCACGATGACCATCGTGGAATTCGGGACCAACTGGCTCGGGTTTTCTTACCAGCCCCATCCGGATTCGCTGACGGTGCGCAATTTCAAAACCGGCGGCATGGTCCAGAACTTCGATAACCGCGCTGTAAGGCCATTCGCCAGCTACACCGGCTTCCTGTGGAAAAAAGGGATCGACCAGACCTGGGCCGACCGCCTCGTGGAAGATAACGACGCCATTATTATCCGTTTCGCGGAAGTGTTGCTAACTTATGCGGAAGCCAAAATTGAACTGAACGAAGGCGACGCATCCGTGCGCGATGCCCTCAACCGCATCAGGGCACGTGCTTACGGTGTGGATCCCTCCGCCACAGCTGCTTACCCCGCCGTTACCACTACCGACCCCGCGGCGCTGAAACAAATCGTGCGGCGCGAAAGAAGGGTGGAACTGGTAAAAGAAGGCCTCCGTTACATGGATCTCATCCGCTGGAAGCTCGCAGAAAAAGTGCTCACCCGCCCCGTGATCGGCCTGCCCGACCCTGCCAACCAGGACCGAGCCAAATGGCCATTCCCTGGCGTTACCCCGCTGGATAACGACGGCATCGCCGACTATACCGTGTTTGGCGACGATGTGAAAATCCTGGTGGAAAGGAAATTCGACAAGTCGAAACAATACCTCTGGCCGGTGCCCGCCGTGGAAAGACGTGTGAACCCGAAAATCTCCCAGAACGACAATTATTGA
- a CDS encoding MFS transporter — protein MQTEKTTLQYLFSAPVIVAALGYFVDIYDLLLFGIVRIPSLRDLGLSEAGISLEGASILNWQMTGLLLGGILWGVLGDRKGRLSVLFGSIITYSLANFACGFVQDVDQYKILRFIAGVGLAGELGAGITLVSESLPKQLRALGASLVAGVGLLGAVAAYFTVELFSWRNAYFAGGALGALLLLLRIGVFESGLYVNMKDMAHVRKGSFIQFFTRKDRLIRYLKCIGIGLPTWYVIGILSTFSNEFGKALGIVEEVKPGLAVMWCYVGLAGGDLLSGYISYRMQSRRKAVMLLMGFTFLGSLIFLYAGIQTAAMLYFATLWLGFGIGYWAMFVTIGAEQFGTNIRATAATTIPNMVRGTVVAMTISYGFLKPLVNVVNAAAIVGLVCFAIGFYSIFTIDETHHRDLDFVEEY, from the coding sequence ATGCAAACAGAAAAAACGACGCTTCAATATCTTTTCTCCGCCCCGGTGATCGTGGCCGCCCTCGGGTACTTCGTGGATATTTACGACCTGCTGTTATTCGGCATCGTGCGTATCCCCAGCCTCCGCGATCTCGGCCTGAGCGAAGCCGGCATCTCGCTGGAAGGCGCTTCCATCCTCAACTGGCAAATGACGGGGCTGCTGCTCGGCGGAATATTATGGGGCGTACTGGGCGACCGGAAAGGCCGGCTGTCGGTGCTTTTCGGTTCCATCATCACCTATTCCCTTGCCAATTTCGCCTGCGGCTTCGTGCAAGACGTGGACCAGTATAAGATCCTGCGGTTTATTGCAGGTGTGGGGCTGGCGGGTGAGCTGGGCGCGGGGATCACGCTGGTGTCGGAAAGCCTGCCGAAGCAACTGCGGGCGCTCGGCGCTTCGCTGGTAGCGGGTGTGGGGCTGTTAGGCGCGGTAGCCGCGTATTTCACGGTGGAACTGTTCAGCTGGAGAAACGCCTACTTCGCCGGCGGCGCGCTTGGCGCGTTGTTGCTGCTGCTGCGGATCGGGGTGTTTGAATCCGGGTTATATGTGAACATGAAAGACATGGCGCATGTCAGGAAAGGGAGCTTTATACAGTTTTTCACGCGGAAAGACAGGCTGATCCGCTATTTGAAATGCATCGGTATCGGTTTGCCCACCTGGTATGTGATCGGCATCCTGTCCACGTTCAGCAACGAGTTCGGGAAAGCGCTGGGGATCGTGGAGGAAGTGAAGCCCGGGCTTGCCGTGATGTGGTGTTACGTGGGCCTCGCGGGCGGCGACCTGCTCAGCGGGTACATCAGTTACCGCATGCAATCGCGCCGGAAAGCCGTGATGCTGTTGATGGGATTCACTTTCCTCGGGAGCCTCATCTTCCTGTATGCCGGCATCCAAACGGCCGCCATGCTATATTTCGCGACGTTGTGGCTGGGCTTCGGCATCGGGTACTGGGCCATGTTCGTGACCATCGGCGCGGAGCAATTCGGGACCAATATCCGCGCCACCGCCGCTACCACCATTCCCAACATGGTGCGCGGAACCGTGGTGGCGATGACCATTTCCTACGGTTTCCTCAAGCCGCTGGTCAACGTCGTGAATGCCGCCGCCATCGTGGGCTTGGTGTGCTTCGCCATCGGGTTCTACTCCATTTTCACCATCGACGAAACCCACCACCGCGACCTGGATTTCGTAGAAGAATATTAA
- a CDS encoding family 78 glycoside hydrolase catalytic domain has translation MQPKWMLLALVLCCNALSAQTPALSPVRLSCEYRQNPLGIDAPAPRLSWTLGGAGRDLVQTAYEVTVSTTRNGNGDAWKSGKITSGENIHIAYAGAPLQSFTRYWWRVRVYGKDGKASAWSVPAWFETGALLPGEWTGQWIGDGSTPVLKEEDHYGDDPMPLLRKPFQANGVVASARLYISGAGYYEAYINGKKVGDQVLDPGWTSYGKRVLYAVHDITSLLKNGRNAAGIMLGNGWYNPLPLRMWGSRNWRDFLVTGRPCANAMIRITYTNGKTETIATDDSWQAAPGPVVRNSVYLGEHYDARREIANWAADQPSGNWKAAVVVKGPQGKMETQQQPPIRITQTIRPRSVKEVKPGTYLVDMGQNFAGTVRIRVQGKAGNQVVLRYGEDTLKNGEINVMTAVAGQIKGGNGGPGAPRIAWQEDRYTLKGNGRETWSPRFTFHGFRYVEITGWPGKPGVADIDGLRLSADLPAAGSFTSSNTMLNRLDEVIRWTFLSNVFSVQSDCPAREKLAYAGDILCSAGAFMHRFEMPNFYTKTIRDHEDAQRPQGGITETAPFVGIADAGPGDGSGPMGWQAGYPFLIKRMYAFYGDKRIVEESYASMQRLTDFLHAKAKNNLFEAEDLGDHEALGDREIPLSASLFYYLTVRTMAEFATIVDKPADAAKYASIRDNIRQAVKNKFYQPANGQFRNGTQTAQAMGLWMDILDEAEAEKALHALEAAIDKKNGHIATGIFGTKMMFDVLREHDRNEVAYRVADQRSFPGWGYMIDNGATTLWETWAYSDNTFSQNHPMFGSVGEWFYRSLLGINAGAPGYRKIIIKPQPAGDLTFAKGHIQSMYGAIGSDWRIGNGVFTLKTSIPANTTAEVMIPVKLGTVVKESGKLLQPQRTENGYAVFATGSGNYVFTVSK, from the coding sequence ATGCAACCAAAATGGATGTTACTGGCGCTGGTGCTTTGCTGCAACGCATTGTCGGCGCAAACGCCCGCCCTTTCGCCTGTAAGGCTGAGCTGTGAATACAGGCAAAACCCCCTCGGCATCGATGCCCCCGCGCCCCGGCTGAGCTGGACGCTCGGCGGCGCCGGCCGCGATCTGGTGCAAACGGCCTACGAAGTGACCGTGAGCACCACCCGCAACGGAAATGGCGACGCGTGGAAATCGGGAAAGATCACTTCCGGCGAAAATATTCACATCGCCTACGCCGGCGCCCCGCTGCAATCTTTCACGCGATACTGGTGGCGGGTAAGGGTGTACGGGAAAGACGGTAAAGCCTCCGCCTGGAGCGTGCCCGCCTGGTTCGAAACCGGCGCGCTGTTGCCCGGCGAATGGACCGGCCAATGGATCGGCGACGGCAGCACCCCCGTTTTAAAAGAAGAAGATCATTACGGCGATGATCCCATGCCGCTGTTGCGCAAACCTTTCCAGGCAAACGGAGTGGTTGCGTCAGCCCGGTTGTATATCTCCGGCGCCGGGTATTATGAAGCATATATCAACGGAAAGAAAGTAGGCGACCAGGTGCTGGATCCCGGGTGGACGAGCTACGGCAAACGGGTGCTATACGCGGTTCATGACATCACATCCCTGCTAAAAAACGGCCGGAACGCCGCTGGCATCATGCTGGGCAACGGCTGGTACAACCCGCTGCCGCTGCGCATGTGGGGATCCCGCAACTGGCGCGATTTCCTGGTTACGGGGCGCCCTTGCGCAAATGCCATGATCCGTATCACCTATACAAATGGCAAAACGGAAACCATCGCTACGGATGACAGCTGGCAGGCCGCGCCGGGCCCGGTTGTCCGCAATAGCGTTTACCTCGGTGAACATTACGATGCGCGCCGCGAAATAGCCAACTGGGCGGCGGATCAGCCTTCCGGAAACTGGAAGGCCGCGGTAGTGGTGAAAGGGCCGCAAGGGAAGATGGAAACGCAACAGCAGCCGCCGATCCGTATCACCCAAACCATCCGTCCGCGGAGCGTGAAAGAAGTTAAACCGGGCACTTACCTGGTGGATATGGGACAGAACTTCGCCGGCACCGTGCGCATCCGCGTTCAGGGTAAGGCAGGCAACCAGGTAGTATTGCGGTATGGGGAAGATACGCTCAAAAACGGGGAGATCAATGTGATGACGGCGGTAGCCGGCCAGATCAAAGGCGGGAACGGCGGCCCCGGGGCGCCGCGCATCGCCTGGCAGGAAGACCGCTACACGCTGAAAGGAAACGGCCGGGAAACATGGAGCCCGCGTTTTACCTTCCACGGATTCCGGTACGTGGAAATCACCGGTTGGCCCGGCAAACCGGGCGTTGCGGATATCGACGGGCTGCGCCTGAGCGCGGATCTGCCGGCCGCGGGCAGCTTCACCAGCTCCAATACCATGCTTAACCGACTGGATGAAGTCATCCGCTGGACTTTTCTCAGCAACGTATTCAGCGTGCAATCCGATTGCCCCGCCCGCGAAAAATTGGCTTATGCCGGGGATATCCTTTGCAGCGCGGGGGCATTCATGCATCGCTTCGAGATGCCGAATTTCTATACCAAAACCATCCGCGACCACGAAGACGCGCAGCGCCCGCAGGGCGGCATTACGGAAACAGCGCCGTTCGTAGGGATTGCAGATGCCGGTCCGGGCGACGGTTCCGGCCCGATGGGATGGCAGGCCGGTTATCCGTTCCTGATCAAGAGAATGTATGCGTTTTACGGGGATAAACGGATCGTGGAGGAAAGCTATGCTTCGATGCAACGGCTCACCGATTTTCTGCACGCAAAGGCAAAAAACAACCTGTTCGAAGCGGAAGACCTCGGCGACCACGAAGCGCTCGGCGACCGGGAAATTCCCTTGTCGGCATCCCTTTTCTATTACCTGACCGTGCGGACCATGGCGGAATTCGCCACAATCGTGGATAAGCCCGCCGACGCCGCCAAATACGCCTCGATCCGGGACAACATCCGCCAGGCGGTGAAAAACAAATTCTATCAGCCGGCAAACGGGCAATTCCGTAACGGTACGCAAACCGCCCAGGCCATGGGGCTTTGGATGGACATCCTGGACGAAGCCGAAGCGGAAAAAGCGCTCCATGCCCTGGAGGCCGCCATCGACAAGAAGAACGGGCATATCGCCACTGGCATTTTCGGCACCAAGATGATGTTCGACGTGCTGCGCGAACACGACCGGAACGAAGTGGCGTACCGGGTAGCGGATCAGCGCAGTTTCCCGGGATGGGGGTATATGATCGATAATGGCGCTACCACGCTGTGGGAAACCTGGGCGTATTCGGATAATACATTTTCGCAGAACCATCCGATGTTCGGATCGGTCGGGGAGTGGTTTTACCGTTCGCTGCTGGGTATCAATGCCGGCGCGCCGGGTTACCGCAAGATCATCATCAAGCCGCAACCCGCCGGGGATCTCACTTTCGCGAAAGGACATATCCAGAGCATGTACGGCGCCATCGGCAGCGACTGGCGCATCGGCAATGGGGTTTTTACACTGAAAACCAGCATCCCCGCCAATACAACGGCGGAAGTGATGATCCCGGTGAAGCTGGGAACGGTGGTGAAAGAAAGCGGGAAGTTATTGCAGCCGCAACGGACCGAAAACGGCTATGCCGTGTTTGCCACCGGTTCAGGAAATTATGTGTTTACGGTTTCGAAGTAA